The Ascaphus truei isolate aAscTru1 chromosome 3, aAscTru1.hap1, whole genome shotgun sequence genome includes a region encoding these proteins:
- the MCRS1 gene encoding microspherule protein 1 isoform X1 — translation MMDSLLASASRSEDEDSSAGHKRSLSQGSGLIPKRRSSSRFIKRKKFDDELVESSLAKSTSRARGPSGGEQGRCSGSEPSSSEKKKQVCKTITTPAPPSPAPSPSITKRIKKSKQPLQVTKDLGRWKPADDLLLINTILQTNDLQAVHLGVKFSCRFTLNEIQERWYALLYDPVISKLSCQAIRQLHPEAIAAIQSKVLFSRAEEQLLSAVSSASQPTLESFQDLLSKQPEVFYPSRTAKSLQVHWQLMKQYYLLEDQTVQPLPKGDQVLNFSDAEDMLDDSKLRDSRDEALEHELTVADRRQKREIRQLEQELHRWQVLVDSITGMSSPDFDTQTLAVLRGRMVRYLMRSREITLGRATKDNQIDVDLSLEGPAWKISRKQGVIKLKNNGDFFIANEGRRALYIDGRPVMPGSKWKLSHNSVVEISGLRFVFLINQDLIALIKAEAAKMIQP, via the exons ATTTATTAAGCGGAAGAAATTTGATGATGAGCTGGTGGAGAGCAGTCTTGCAAAATCAACCAGTCGTGCTCGAGGTCCCAGTGGCGGTGAACAAGGGCGTTGTTCAGGCAGCGAGCCTTCCTCCAGTGAGAAAAAGAAG CAGGTATGTAAAACAATTACCACACCTGCTCCACCATCTCCTGCACCCAGTCCTAGCATCACTAAACGCATCAAGAAGAGCAAACAGCCACTGCAGGTCACAAAGGACCTAGGCAGATGGAAACCAGCTGATGATCTGCTACTTATCAACACCATACTACAG ACAAATGATCTGCAGGCTGTGCACCTTGGGGTAAAGTTCAGCTGCCGCTTCACTCTTAATGAGATACAGGAACGTTGGTACGCGCTACTCTATGACCCGGTCATCTCCAA GTTGTCATGCCAGGCCATCCGACAGCTGCACCCAGAGGCAATTGCAGCCATCCAGAGTAAGGTGCTCTTCAGTAGAGCTGAGGAGCAGCTATTAAGTGCAGTGAGCTCG GCTTCTCAACCTACACTGGAGTCGTTTCAGGACTTGCTAAGCAAACAGCCAGAAGTGTTCTACCCGTCTCGTACGGCAAAGTCTCTTCAGGTCCACTGGCAGTTAATGAAGCAGTACTACCTGTTGGAGGACCAAACAG TTCAGCCGTTGCCAAAGGGGGATCAGGTTTTAAATTTCTCTGATGCTGAAGACATGCTTGATGATAGCAAGCTCAG AGACTCTCGAGATGAGGCTTTGGAGCACG AGCTGACTGTTGCTGACCGCCGACAAAAAAGGGAGATCCGACAGCTGGAGCAGGAGCTGCACAGGTGGCAAGTGTTGGTGGACAGTATCACAG GAATGAGTTCCCCTGACTTTGACACACAAACATTGGCCGTGTTACGTGGACGCATGGTGCGATATCTGATGAGGTCACGAGAG ATTACTCTTGGGAGAGCCACTAAGGACAACCAGATTGATGTGGACCTCTCCCTCGAAGGTCCAGCTTGGAAGATCTCCCGCAAACAAG GTGTCATCAAGCTAAAGAACAATGGAGACTTTTTCATAGCCAACGAGGGCCGGCGAGCTCTTTATATCGATGGACGTCCTGTGATGCCAGGTAGCAAGTGGAAGCTCAGTCATAACTCCGTTGTGGAG ATATCTGGGCTCCGCTTTGTATTCCTGATCAATCAGGACCTTATTGCTCTGATCAAAGCTGAAGCTGCCAAAATGATCCAGCCATGA
- the MCRS1 gene encoding microspherule protein 1 isoform X2 — protein MMDSLLASASRSEDEDSSAGHKRSLSQGSGLIPKRRSSSRFIKRKKFDDELVESSLAKSTSRARGPSGGEQGRCSGSEPSSSEKKKVCKTITTPAPPSPAPSPSITKRIKKSKQPLQVTKDLGRWKPADDLLLINTILQTNDLQAVHLGVKFSCRFTLNEIQERWYALLYDPVISKLSCQAIRQLHPEAIAAIQSKVLFSRAEEQLLSAVSSASQPTLESFQDLLSKQPEVFYPSRTAKSLQVHWQLMKQYYLLEDQTVQPLPKGDQVLNFSDAEDMLDDSKLRDSRDEALEHELTVADRRQKREIRQLEQELHRWQVLVDSITGMSSPDFDTQTLAVLRGRMVRYLMRSREITLGRATKDNQIDVDLSLEGPAWKISRKQGVIKLKNNGDFFIANEGRRALYIDGRPVMPGSKWKLSHNSVVEISGLRFVFLINQDLIALIKAEAAKMIQP, from the exons ATTTATTAAGCGGAAGAAATTTGATGATGAGCTGGTGGAGAGCAGTCTTGCAAAATCAACCAGTCGTGCTCGAGGTCCCAGTGGCGGTGAACAAGGGCGTTGTTCAGGCAGCGAGCCTTCCTCCAGTGAGAAAAAGAAG GTATGTAAAACAATTACCACACCTGCTCCACCATCTCCTGCACCCAGTCCTAGCATCACTAAACGCATCAAGAAGAGCAAACAGCCACTGCAGGTCACAAAGGACCTAGGCAGATGGAAACCAGCTGATGATCTGCTACTTATCAACACCATACTACAG ACAAATGATCTGCAGGCTGTGCACCTTGGGGTAAAGTTCAGCTGCCGCTTCACTCTTAATGAGATACAGGAACGTTGGTACGCGCTACTCTATGACCCGGTCATCTCCAA GTTGTCATGCCAGGCCATCCGACAGCTGCACCCAGAGGCAATTGCAGCCATCCAGAGTAAGGTGCTCTTCAGTAGAGCTGAGGAGCAGCTATTAAGTGCAGTGAGCTCG GCTTCTCAACCTACACTGGAGTCGTTTCAGGACTTGCTAAGCAAACAGCCAGAAGTGTTCTACCCGTCTCGTACGGCAAAGTCTCTTCAGGTCCACTGGCAGTTAATGAAGCAGTACTACCTGTTGGAGGACCAAACAG TTCAGCCGTTGCCAAAGGGGGATCAGGTTTTAAATTTCTCTGATGCTGAAGACATGCTTGATGATAGCAAGCTCAG AGACTCTCGAGATGAGGCTTTGGAGCACG AGCTGACTGTTGCTGACCGCCGACAAAAAAGGGAGATCCGACAGCTGGAGCAGGAGCTGCACAGGTGGCAAGTGTTGGTGGACAGTATCACAG GAATGAGTTCCCCTGACTTTGACACACAAACATTGGCCGTGTTACGTGGACGCATGGTGCGATATCTGATGAGGTCACGAGAG ATTACTCTTGGGAGAGCCACTAAGGACAACCAGATTGATGTGGACCTCTCCCTCGAAGGTCCAGCTTGGAAGATCTCCCGCAAACAAG GTGTCATCAAGCTAAAGAACAATGGAGACTTTTTCATAGCCAACGAGGGCCGGCGAGCTCTTTATATCGATGGACGTCCTGTGATGCCAGGTAGCAAGTGGAAGCTCAGTCATAACTCCGTTGTGGAG ATATCTGGGCTCCGCTTTGTATTCCTGATCAATCAGGACCTTATTGCTCTGATCAAAGCTGAAGCTGCCAAAATGATCCAGCCATGA